Proteins from a single region of Pseudomonas ekonensis:
- a CDS encoding pyrimidine/purine nucleoside phosphorylase, whose protein sequence is MFKVNEYFDGTVKSIAFGTAEGPATIGVMAPGEYEFGTAQREIMHVVSGALTVKLPDSNEWETFAAGSQFNVPANSKFQLKVAVDTAYLCEYRG, encoded by the coding sequence ATGTTCAAAGTCAACGAGTACTTCGACGGCACCGTCAAATCGATCGCGTTCGGCACCGCTGAAGGCCCCGCGACCATCGGCGTCATGGCTCCGGGCGAATACGAATTCGGCACGGCCCAGCGCGAAATCATGCACGTGGTGTCGGGTGCGCTGACCGTCAAGCTGCCGGACAGCAACGAGTGGGAAACCTTCGCCGCCGGCAGCCAGTTCAACGTACCGGCCAACAGCAAGTTCCAGCTGAAAGTGGCCGTCGACACCGCCTACCTGTGCGAATACCGCGGCTGA
- a CDS encoding acetyl/propionyl/methylcrotonyl-CoA carboxylase subunit alpha: MPVLHKILIANRGEIACRIQRTAQSLGYRTVAVFSDADADALHVQMADQAVHIGAAPVQQSYLNIPAILDAARRSGADAVHPGYGFLSENADFARACEQAGLTFIGPDADAIELMGSKRRSKIAMLAAGVPCVAGYQGAEQDDATLLREAERIGYPLMIKASAGGGGRGMRLVEDAQALPAQLRTARSEALNAFGSDELILEQALVEPRHVEFQVFGDRHGHLIHLGERDCSVQRRHQKVIEEAPCPVMTPALREAMGAAAIKAGRAVNYVGAGTVEFLLDNQGRFYFLEMNTRLQVEHPVTELITGQDLVAWQLAVAEGRPLPLTQEQVRLDGHAMEVRLYAEDPAQGFLPQTGRILAWEPALGHGARIDHGLTENRFVSPFYDPMLGKLIAHGATREEARRKLLRAVQDSVLLGVQSNQRLLAGLLQHPQFIDGRFDTGFIPRHFTDHPCLRPQAPGAEELAIATVLFHRRSAQAHRPALADWRNNAGVPVGYRLGLEEQTWNVQLLAGPGGRFEVETPGRRLGLVLVEQDERHVTLQIDGLRQRHAYRLEDDRLWLFADGGSLSLADRTHAVIDSQTSVGSGTLKAPMDGAIVDVLVSEGSPVSKGQLLVVLEAMKMEHPLKAGIDGVLKRVQVKVGDQVKNRQVLLQVE; encoded by the coding sequence ATGCCCGTCCTCCACAAGATCCTGATCGCCAACCGCGGCGAGATCGCCTGCCGGATCCAGCGCACTGCCCAGTCCCTCGGCTATCGCACGGTGGCGGTGTTCAGCGATGCCGACGCCGACGCCCTGCATGTGCAGATGGCCGACCAGGCCGTGCATATCGGTGCTGCGCCGGTGCAGCAGTCCTACCTGAACATCCCCGCGATCCTCGACGCGGCACGGCGCAGCGGCGCCGATGCGGTGCATCCCGGCTACGGCTTCCTCTCGGAGAACGCCGACTTCGCCCGGGCCTGCGAACAGGCCGGCCTGACCTTCATCGGCCCGGATGCCGACGCCATCGAGCTGATGGGCAGCAAGCGCCGCTCGAAAATCGCCATGCTCGCCGCCGGCGTCCCCTGCGTCGCCGGCTACCAAGGCGCGGAACAGGACGACGCGACGTTGCTGCGCGAAGCCGAGCGCATCGGCTATCCGCTGATGATCAAGGCCAGCGCCGGCGGCGGCGGACGCGGCATGCGCCTGGTGGAGGACGCGCAAGCGCTGCCCGCGCAACTGCGTACCGCCCGCTCCGAAGCGCTCAACGCCTTCGGCAGCGACGAGCTGATCCTGGAACAGGCGCTGGTGGAACCGCGCCACGTCGAGTTCCAGGTGTTCGGTGACCGCCACGGCCACCTGATCCACCTGGGGGAACGCGACTGCTCGGTCCAGCGCCGCCATCAGAAGGTCATCGAAGAAGCCCCTTGCCCGGTGATGACCCCGGCCCTGCGCGAAGCCATGGGCGCGGCGGCGATCAAGGCCGGGCGCGCCGTCAACTACGTGGGGGCCGGCACCGTGGAGTTTCTGCTCGACAATCAGGGACGCTTCTACTTTCTGGAGATGAACACCCGGCTGCAGGTCGAGCACCCGGTGACCGAACTCATCACCGGACAGGATCTGGTGGCCTGGCAACTGGCGGTCGCCGAGGGCCGGCCGCTGCCGCTGACCCAGGAGCAGGTGCGGCTCGACGGCCATGCGATGGAGGTGCGCCTGTATGCCGAAGACCCGGCACAGGGCTTTCTGCCGCAGACCGGACGCATCCTGGCCTGGGAGCCGGCGCTGGGGCACGGTGCGCGCATCGATCACGGCCTGACGGAAAACCGCTTCGTCAGCCCTTTCTACGACCCGATGCTCGGCAAACTGATCGCCCATGGCGCCACTCGGGAAGAGGCGCGGCGCAAACTTCTGCGGGCGGTGCAGGACAGCGTGCTGCTCGGCGTGCAAAGCAACCAGCGCCTGCTGGCCGGCCTGCTGCAGCACCCGCAGTTCATCGACGGCCGTTTCGACACCGGATTCATCCCCCGGCACTTCACCGATCACCCCTGCCTGCGGCCGCAGGCGCCAGGCGCCGAGGAACTGGCCATCGCCACCGTGCTGTTCCACCGGCGCAGCGCCCAGGCGCATCGCCCGGCACTGGCCGATTGGCGCAACAACGCGGGCGTGCCGGTCGGCTACCGGCTCGGCCTGGAGGAACAGACCTGGAACGTGCAACTGCTGGCCGGCCCCGGCGGCCGGTTTGAGGTCGAGACGCCCGGACGCCGCCTCGGGCTGGTGCTCGTCGAACAGGACGAACGCCACGTGACCCTGCAGATCGACGGCCTGCGCCAGCGCCATGCCTATCGCCTGGAGGACGACCGGCTCTGGCTGTTCGCCGACGGCGGCAGCCTGAGCCTTGCGGATCGAACTCATGCGGTGATCGACAGTCAGACCAGCGTCGGTTCCGGCACGCTGAAGGCGCCCATGGACGGCGCCATCGTCGACGTGCTCGTCAGCGAAGGCAGCCCGGTCAGCAAAGGGCAGCTGCTGGTGGTGCTGGAGGCGATGAAAATGGAGCACCCGCTCAAGGCCGGCATCGACGGCGTGCTCAAGCGGGTGCAGGTCAAGGTCGGCGATCAGGTGAAGAATCGTCAGGTTCTGCTGCAGGTCGAGTGA
- a CDS encoding sensor histidine kinase: MHASLKSITTWPPSRENARRFTLTLCICSAAGCALTYGLSAPMSLGLLLVNVAAAGCVAVQYRLSRKSIKFQPQELADRLLEVQENERHRLSRELHDDIGQLLTAAKLQSEWLKRRLPDDLQTSCSALCDTLEETLNKVRDVSAILNPRQLTSLGLEASLRAHLLKTLGSTAIHWSLDCQQRLNGIPEEMAVAAFRITQEAVTNILRHANASNLLIRIQRLPQGLTLMINDDGQGFSPAQNPGREGQRGMAGMSERIEQLGGKLTVTSEPGKGTQIEALFPWAPRALERASTHKVLR; encoded by the coding sequence ATGCACGCCAGCCTCAAGTCAATCACCACATGGCCGCCCTCCCGGGAAAACGCACGCCGGTTCACCCTGACGCTGTGCATTTGCTCTGCGGCGGGCTGCGCGCTGACCTATGGCTTGTCGGCCCCGATGTCCCTCGGCCTGCTGCTGGTCAATGTCGCGGCCGCCGGTTGCGTGGCGGTGCAGTACCGGCTATCGCGCAAGTCGATCAAGTTTCAGCCCCAGGAACTGGCCGACCGCTTGCTGGAAGTCCAGGAAAACGAGCGCCATCGCCTCAGCCGGGAACTGCACGACGACATCGGCCAATTGCTGACCGCCGCCAAACTGCAGAGCGAATGGCTCAAGCGGCGCCTGCCGGACGACCTGCAGACTTCCTGCTCGGCGCTGTGCGACACCCTCGAAGAGACCCTGAACAAAGTGCGGGACGTGTCGGCCATCCTCAACCCGCGGCAATTGACCAGCCTGGGCCTGGAAGCCAGTCTGCGCGCCCACTTGCTCAAAACCCTGGGCAGCACGGCCATTCACTGGAGCCTGGACTGCCAGCAGCGCCTGAACGGCATTCCCGAGGAAATGGCGGTGGCCGCGTTCCGCATCACCCAGGAAGCCGTGACCAACATCCTGCGCCATGCGAACGCCAGCAACCTGCTGATCCGCATCCAGCGCTTGCCCCAAGGCCTCACCCTGATGATCAACGATGACGGCCAAGGGTTTTCGCCGGCGCAGAACCCCGGCCGCGAAGGGCAGCGTGGCATGGCGGGCATGTCCGAACGGATCGAACAGCTGGGCGGCAAACTGACCGTCACCAGCGAGCCAGGCAAAGGCACTCAAATCGAAGCACTTTTCCCCTGGGCGCCCCGCGCGCTTGAGCGGGCCAGCACCCATAAGGTTTTGCGTTGA
- a CDS encoding MOSC domain-containing protein — protein sequence MLRLSALYRYPLKSGKAEILQGIGLDKLGLEGDRRWMLVDEPSGRFLTQRAEAKMSQLSALWNPAGGLTLSAAGLGAIDVAVPGDAAELRGVTIWRDTLRVPDAGDEAARWVSDFIGKPTRLVQVPLDRARITQAGYGKDDDQVAFADGFPLLLIGEASLQHLSQEVGRPLEMLRFRPNLVIEGSEAYAEDGWKRIRIGEVEFRVVKSCSRCILTTIDPKTGERSADREPLATLQKTRAQADGAMFGQNLVNDGNGRLEVGMPVEILE from the coding sequence ATGCTGCGTCTGAGCGCGCTTTACCGTTACCCGTTGAAATCCGGCAAGGCCGAGATCCTGCAAGGGATCGGCCTGGACAAGCTGGGGCTTGAAGGGGATCGACGCTGGATGCTGGTGGACGAGCCCAGCGGACGTTTCCTCACCCAGAGGGCCGAAGCGAAGATGAGCCAACTGTCGGCGCTGTGGAATCCCGCAGGTGGCCTGACCCTCAGCGCTGCGGGCCTTGGAGCCATCGATGTCGCCGTGCCAGGCGATGCGGCCGAGCTGCGCGGCGTGACCATCTGGCGCGACACCTTGCGCGTGCCGGACGCCGGCGATGAGGCGGCCCGCTGGGTCAGCGATTTCATCGGCAAACCGACGCGGCTGGTGCAAGTGCCCCTGGACCGCGCCCGCATCACCCAGGCCGGCTACGGCAAGGATGACGACCAGGTGGCGTTCGCCGACGGTTTCCCGCTGTTGCTGATCGGTGAGGCCTCGTTGCAGCACCTGTCGCAAGAGGTCGGGCGTCCGCTGGAAATGCTGCGCTTTCGGCCCAACCTGGTGATCGAGGGCAGCGAGGCCTATGCCGAGGACGGCTGGAAGCGGATCCGCATCGGCGAGGTGGAGTTTCGCGTGGTCAAGTCCTGCTCGCGCTGCATCCTGACGACGATCGACCCCAAGACCGGCGAGCGCAGCGCCGACCGCGAACCGCTGGCGACCCTGCAGAAGACCCGTGCCCAGGCCGACGGCGCGATGTTCGGGCAGAACCTGGTGAACGACGGCAACGGCCGGTTGGAAGTCGGCATGCCGGTGGAAATCCTCGAGTAA
- a CDS encoding SDR family oxidoreductase has product MAYRSIFNAGLFDGQTVIVTGGGSGIGRCTAHELAALGATVLLVGRKPEKLQKVAAEIAEDGGRAHWKACDIRDEEAVKATVGEIIREHGPVHGLVNNAGGQYPSPLASISQKGFETVLRTNLVGGFLMAREVFNQSMGKHGGSIVNMLADMWGGMPGMGHSGAARSGMENFTKTAAFEWGCAGVRVNAVAPGWIASSGMDTYEGAFKAVIPTLREHVPLKRIGTESEVSAAIVFLLSPAAAFISGSTVRIDGAASLGNRAWPLHKASHSEPFNGFHRACLPDVLKDKE; this is encoded by the coding sequence ATGGCTTACCGATCGATATTCAACGCCGGGCTGTTCGACGGCCAGACGGTCATCGTCACCGGCGGCGGCAGCGGCATCGGCCGCTGCACGGCCCATGAGCTGGCCGCGCTCGGGGCCACGGTGCTGCTGGTCGGACGCAAGCCCGAAAAGCTGCAGAAGGTTGCCGCCGAAATCGCCGAGGACGGCGGCCGCGCGCACTGGAAAGCCTGCGACATCCGCGACGAAGAAGCCGTGAAGGCGACGGTCGGCGAAATCATCCGCGAGCATGGGCCGGTCCACGGCCTGGTCAACAACGCCGGCGGCCAGTACCCGTCGCCGCTGGCTTCGATCAGTCAGAAAGGCTTTGAGACCGTGCTGCGCACCAACCTGGTCGGCGGCTTCCTGATGGCCCGGGAAGTGTTCAACCAGTCGATGGGCAAACACGGCGGCAGCATCGTCAACATGCTCGCCGACATGTGGGGCGGCATGCCCGGCATGGGCCATTCCGGCGCTGCGCGTTCGGGCATGGAGAACTTCACCAAGACCGCCGCCTTCGAATGGGGCTGCGCCGGCGTGCGGGTCAACGCCGTGGCGCCGGGCTGGATCGCCTCCAGCGGCATGGACACCTATGAAGGTGCGTTCAAGGCCGTGATCCCGACCCTGCGCGAACACGTGCCGCTCAAACGCATCGGCACCGAATCCGAGGTCAGCGCCGCGATCGTGTTCCTGTTGAGCCCGGCCGCCGCGTTCATCAGCGGCAGCACCGTGCGCATCGACGGCGCCGCCAGCCTCGGCAACCGCGCCTGGCCGCTGCACAAGGCAAGCCACAGCGAACCGTTCAACGGCTTCCACCGCGCCTGCCTGCCCGACGTGCTCAAGGACAAGGAATAA
- a CDS encoding enoyl-CoA hydratase/isomerase family protein, whose amino-acid sequence MSALPDCTTLLLEPHNGVLHITLNRPDSRNAMSLQMVAELRAALAAVRDDRSVRAIVLSGAGGHFCAGGDIKDMANARAQGGPAYRDLNRAFGALLQEAQHVPQVLITVLQGAVLGGGFGLACVSDIAMADHQARFGLPETGLGLLPAQIAPFVVQRIGLTEARRLALTAARFDGHQARRMGLVHFVEQDPQALAERLDEVLEHVLCCAPEANAMTKRLLLASAGQPCAELLDEAAQWFSEAVTGAEGTEGTLAFVQKRKPKWAP is encoded by the coding sequence ATGAGCGCCCTGCCCGATTGCACGACGCTGTTGCTGGAGCCGCACAACGGCGTGCTGCACATCACCCTCAACCGCCCCGACAGCCGCAATGCCATGAGCCTGCAGATGGTCGCCGAACTGCGCGCCGCGCTGGCGGCGGTGCGGGACGACCGCAGCGTGCGGGCGATCGTGCTCAGCGGCGCCGGCGGCCATTTCTGCGCCGGCGGCGACATCAAGGACATGGCCAACGCCCGAGCACAAGGCGGCCCGGCCTACCGCGACCTGAACCGTGCGTTCGGCGCCCTGCTGCAAGAGGCGCAGCACGTACCGCAAGTGCTGATCACCGTGCTGCAAGGCGCCGTGCTGGGCGGCGGGTTCGGCCTGGCCTGCGTCAGCGACATCGCCATGGCCGACCATCAGGCCCGGTTCGGCCTGCCGGAAACCGGCCTCGGCCTGCTGCCGGCGCAGATCGCACCGTTCGTGGTGCAGCGCATCGGCCTCACCGAAGCCCGGCGCCTGGCCCTGACCGCCGCCCGCTTCGACGGCCACCAGGCCCGGCGCATGGGCCTGGTTCATTTTGTCGAGCAGGATCCGCAGGCCCTGGCCGAGCGCCTGGATGAAGTGCTCGAGCATGTGCTGTGCTGCGCCCCGGAAGCCAACGCCATGACCAAAAGACTATTGCTGGCCAGCGCCGGGCAACCTTGCGCCGAGCTGCTGGACGAAGCGGCGCAATGGTTCAGCGAGGCGGTGACCGGCGCCGAGGGCACCGAAGGCACGCTGGCCTTCGTGCAAAAGCGCAAGCCGAAGTGGGCCCCTTGA
- a CDS encoding exonuclease domain-containing protein, with product MPHWLVIDLEATTDEGGWPVTEMEIIEIGATLVDRAGRERDHFQRFVKPLRRPLLTPFCRELTHITQANIDSAQTLSEVWPAFERWLGQHRTRLEGWASWGDYDRKQLLQEWQRLQLDSALSQVPHMNLKQRFAKARRLERPLGLNGALQLAGLQFSGQQHRALEDARNTARLLPLVLPL from the coding sequence ATGCCCCATTGGCTGGTCATTGATCTGGAAGCCACCACCGACGAGGGTGGCTGGCCGGTTACGGAAATGGAGATCATCGAGATCGGCGCCACCCTGGTCGACCGCGCCGGCCGCGAGCGCGATCACTTCCAGCGCTTCGTCAAACCGCTGCGCCGGCCCTTGCTGACGCCGTTCTGCCGCGAACTCACCCACATCACCCAGGCCAACATCGATTCGGCGCAGACCTTGAGCGAGGTCTGGCCGGCCTTCGAACGCTGGCTCGGCCAGCACCGCACGCGCCTGGAAGGATGGGCCAGCTGGGGCGACTACGACCGCAAGCAGTTGCTCCAGGAATGGCAGCGCCTGCAGCTCGACAGCGCCCTGAGCCAGGTGCCGCACATGAACCTCAAGCAACGCTTCGCCAAGGCCCGGCGCCTGGAGCGGCCCCTGGGGCTCAACGGCGCCCTGCAACTGGCCGGCCTGCAGTTCAGCGGCCAGCAGCACCGGGCCCTGGAAGACGCCCGCAACACCGCCCGTTTGCTGCCGCTGGTGCTGCCGCTTTAG
- a CDS encoding chemotaxis protein CheV, whose translation MAGILDTVDQRTQLVGENRLEILMFRLAGRQLFAINVFKVQEVLQLPKLTLMPQRHPFVCGVVNLRGQTLPVIDLSQAIGMRPLVPGPNSTIIVTEYNRSVQAFLVGGVDRIVNMNWEAILPPPTSAGRQHYLTAISKVDDQLVEIIDVEKVLAEIVPYNAKVSRDKLDDPVLERARGREVLLVDDSNVALSQLRDTLGQLGVKMHIASDGLKALNLLKSWADSGANMTDKLLMVFTDAEMPEMDGYRLTTEIRNDPRLRGLYVVLHTSLSGSFNDSMVKKVGCDNFLSKFQPDKLVDVVRQRLMLDEVQA comes from the coding sequence ATGGCCGGCATTCTCGACACGGTAGACCAACGCACGCAACTGGTGGGTGAGAATCGCCTGGAAATTCTCATGTTTCGGCTGGCCGGGCGCCAATTGTTCGCGATCAACGTATTCAAGGTGCAGGAAGTCCTGCAACTGCCCAAGCTGACCCTGATGCCCCAGCGTCACCCGTTCGTCTGCGGCGTGGTCAACCTGCGCGGCCAGACCCTGCCGGTGATCGACCTGTCCCAGGCCATCGGCATGCGCCCGCTGGTGCCGGGCCCGAACAGCACCATCATCGTCACCGAATACAACCGTTCGGTGCAGGCGTTCCTGGTGGGCGGCGTAGACCGCATCGTCAACATGAACTGGGAAGCCATCCTGCCGCCGCCGACCAGCGCCGGCCGCCAACACTACCTGACCGCGATCAGCAAGGTCGACGATCAGTTGGTGGAAATCATCGACGTCGAAAAGGTGCTGGCCGAAATCGTGCCGTACAACGCCAAAGTGTCGCGGGACAAGCTCGACGATCCGGTGCTGGAGCGTGCACGGGGTCGCGAAGTGCTGCTGGTGGACGACTCCAACGTCGCCCTGTCGCAGTTGCGCGACACCCTCGGCCAGCTGGGCGTGAAGATGCACATCGCCAGCGACGGCCTCAAGGCCCTGAACCTGCTCAAGTCCTGGGCCGACAGCGGCGCGAACATGACCGACAAACTGCTGATGGTCTTCACCGACGCGGAAATGCCGGAGATGGACGGCTACCGCCTGACCACCGAAATCCGCAACGACCCGCGCCTGCGTGGCCTGTATGTGGTGCTGCACACCTCGCTGTCCGGCAGCTTCAACGATTCGATGGTGAAGAAGGTGGGCTGCGACAACTTCCTCTCCAAGTTCCAGCCGGACAAGCTGGTCGACGTGGTGCGCCAACGGCTGATGCTCGACGAAGTGCAGGCCTGA
- the atuC gene encoding geranyl-CoA carboxylase subunit beta yields the protein MPSIQSLLDPHSEAFARNRTAMLAAVEHVQQLERNLLDKAAEAKPKFDKRGQLLPRERLNLLLDPGSPFLELASLAGYKLHDDKDGSAAGGGLIAGIGQVSGVRVLVVANNSAIKGGTISPSGLKKSLRLQQIAQENKLPVITLAESGGANLNYAAEIFVEGARSFANQARMSAMGLPQITVVHGSATAGGAYQPGLSDYVVVVRGKAKLFLAGPPLLKAATGEVATDEELGGAEMHAQVAGTAEYLAENDADGIRQVREIVSLLNWNEQLPWRPAPPYKEPLYPIDELLGLIPDDPKKPYDVREIIARIADESRLLEFKGEFDQQTVCGHLKIQGRACGFIGNNGPITPDGASKAAQFIQLCDQSRTPLLFLHNTTGFMVGTESEQRGVIKHGSKLIQAVANARVPKLTLVVGGSYGAGNYAMCGRGLDPRFIFAWPNSRTAVMGGAQAGKVLRIVTEARQLKDGLEPDPKMLDMLEQATAQKLDSQSTALYGSANLWDDGLIDPRDTRILLGYLLDICHEADIRTLQPNSFGVSRF from the coding sequence ATGCCGTCCATTCAGTCCCTTCTCGACCCTCACAGCGAAGCCTTCGCCCGCAACCGCACCGCGATGCTGGCCGCCGTCGAGCACGTGCAGCAGCTCGAACGCAACCTGCTGGACAAGGCCGCCGAAGCCAAGCCGAAATTCGACAAGCGCGGCCAGTTGCTGCCCCGCGAACGCCTCAACCTGCTGCTCGACCCCGGCTCGCCCTTCCTCGAACTGGCCAGCCTGGCCGGCTACAAGCTGCATGACGACAAGGACGGCAGCGCCGCCGGCGGCGGCCTGATCGCCGGGATCGGCCAGGTGTCCGGCGTGCGGGTGCTGGTGGTGGCCAACAACAGCGCGATCAAGGGCGGCACCATCTCCCCTTCCGGCCTGAAGAAATCCCTGCGCCTGCAACAGATCGCCCAGGAAAACAAACTGCCGGTGATCACCCTCGCCGAAAGCGGCGGCGCCAACCTCAACTACGCGGCGGAGATTTTCGTCGAAGGCGCGCGCAGTTTCGCCAACCAGGCGCGGATGTCGGCCATGGGCCTGCCGCAGATCACCGTGGTGCACGGCTCGGCCACCGCCGGCGGCGCCTACCAGCCGGGGCTGTCGGATTACGTGGTGGTGGTGCGGGGCAAGGCCAAGCTGTTTCTCGCCGGCCCTCCGCTGCTCAAGGCCGCGACCGGCGAAGTGGCCACGGACGAGGAGCTGGGCGGCGCCGAAATGCACGCTCAGGTGGCGGGCACCGCCGAATACCTGGCCGAAAACGACGCCGACGGCATCCGTCAGGTGCGCGAGATCGTCAGCCTGCTGAACTGGAACGAACAGCTGCCGTGGCGGCCCGCGCCGCCGTACAAGGAACCGCTCTACCCCATCGACGAACTGCTCGGGCTGATCCCGGACGACCCGAAGAAGCCCTATGACGTACGCGAGATCATTGCGCGGATCGCCGACGAATCGCGTTTGCTCGAGTTCAAGGGCGAATTCGACCAACAGACGGTCTGCGGCCACCTGAAGATCCAGGGCCGGGCCTGCGGCTTCATCGGCAACAACGGCCCGATCACCCCCGACGGCGCGAGCAAGGCGGCGCAGTTCATTCAACTGTGCGACCAGAGCCGCACGCCGCTGCTGTTCCTCCACAACACCACCGGCTTCATGGTCGGCACCGAGTCGGAACAGCGCGGCGTGATCAAGCACGGCTCCAAGCTGATCCAGGCCGTGGCCAACGCGCGGGTGCCGAAGCTGACCCTCGTGGTCGGCGGCTCCTACGGCGCCGGCAACTATGCGATGTGCGGGCGCGGCCTCGACCCGCGCTTCATCTTCGCCTGGCCCAACAGCCGCACCGCGGTGATGGGCGGCGCCCAGGCCGGCAAGGTGCTGCGCATCGTCACCGAAGCCCGGCAGCTCAAGGACGGCCTGGAGCCCGACCCGAAAATGCTCGACATGCTCGAACAGGCCACCGCGCAGAAGCTCGACAGCCAGTCCACCGCCCTCTACGGCAGCGCCAACCTGTGGGACGACGGCCTGATCGACCCCCGCGACACCCGCATCCTGCTCGGCTACCTGCTGGACATCTGCCACGAGGCCGACATCCGCACGTTGCAGCCCAACAGCTTTGGCGTCAGCCGGTTCTGA
- the atuD gene encoding citronellyl-CoA dehydrogenase, which produces MIFTPEHEALRRTVRQFVEHEINPHVEEWERAGRFPIHEIFRKAGELGLLGISKPEKFGGMGLDYSYSIVAAEEFGTIHCGGIPMSIGVQTDMCTPALARFGSDELREQFLRPAISGEQVGCIGVSEVGAGSDVAGLKTTARKDGDDYVINGSKMWITNSPSADFICLLANTSDDKPHVNKSLIMVPMDTPGISLSPHLDKLGMRSSETAQVFFDDVRVPQRNRIGHEGAGFMMQMLQFQEERLFGAANMIKGLEYCIDSTIEYCKERKTFGNALIDNQVIHFRLAELQTEIECLRALVYQATEQYVKGQDVTRLASMAKLKAGRLGREVSDGCLQYWGGMGYMWDNPVARAYRDVRLVSIGGGADEIMLGIICKLMGILPGKRP; this is translated from the coding sequence ATGATCTTCACCCCGGAACACGAAGCCCTACGCCGCACCGTGCGCCAGTTCGTCGAACACGAGATCAACCCCCACGTCGAGGAATGGGAAAGGGCCGGACGCTTCCCGATCCACGAGATCTTCCGCAAGGCCGGCGAGCTGGGCCTGCTGGGCATCTCCAAGCCGGAGAAGTTCGGCGGCATGGGCCTGGACTACAGCTACTCGATCGTCGCCGCCGAAGAGTTCGGCACCATCCATTGCGGCGGCATCCCGATGTCCATCGGCGTGCAGACCGACATGTGCACCCCGGCCCTGGCCCGCTTCGGCTCCGATGAGCTGCGCGAACAGTTCCTGCGCCCGGCCATCAGCGGCGAACAGGTGGGCTGCATCGGCGTCTCGGAGGTCGGCGCCGGTTCCGATGTCGCCGGGCTCAAGACCACCGCCCGCAAGGACGGCGACGATTACGTGATCAACGGCAGCAAAATGTGGATCACCAACTCGCCGAGCGCCGACTTCATCTGCCTGCTGGCCAACACCTCGGACGACAAGCCCCACGTCAACAAATCCCTGATCATGGTGCCGATGGACACGCCCGGCATCAGCCTCAGCCCGCACCTGGACAAGCTCGGCATGCGCAGCTCGGAGACCGCCCAGGTGTTCTTCGACGACGTGCGCGTGCCGCAGCGCAACCGCATCGGCCACGAAGGCGCCGGGTTCATGATGCAGATGCTGCAGTTCCAGGAAGAACGGCTGTTCGGCGCGGCGAACATGATCAAGGGGCTGGAGTACTGCATCGACAGCACCATCGAGTACTGCAAGGAACGCAAGACCTTCGGCAACGCGCTGATCGACAACCAGGTGATCCACTTCCGCCTCGCTGAACTGCAGACCGAAATCGAATGCCTGCGGGCACTGGTCTACCAGGCCACCGAACAGTACGTCAAAGGCCAGGACGTCACCCGCCTGGCCTCGATGGCCAAGCTCAAGGCCGGGCGCCTCGGGCGCGAGGTCAGCGACGGCTGCCTGCAATACTGGGGCGGCATGGGCTACATGTGGGACAACCCGGTGGCCCGCGCCTACCGCGACGTGCGGCTGGTGTCCATCGGCGGCGGCGCCGACGAGATCATGCTGGGGATCATCTGCAAGCTGATGGGCATCCTGCCGGGGAAACGCCCATGA